A single Anopheles maculipalpis chromosome 3RL, idAnoMacuDA_375_x, whole genome shotgun sequence DNA region contains:
- the LOC126565045 gene encoding phospholipase A1-like: protein MVLLVKIILSSMLISGGVMIYAQAQHLLAQALYLGDPDSFNSTREDCVWKRSNGQDVCPDQDIIIYLYTSGIVKDKFKFDHRLRDWLNNTEWDHAKENIILIHGYAGGDDTLPIAVLRDAYINHGGYNVFLVDWGALCQPPCYVAAVYNIRPVATCLAQSLMQLRDLGLPVEKTTCVGHSLGAHICGLMANYLNFRMERIIALDPARPLIKPGGVNRLDQGDAKYVQVIHTNAGHYGEGGRVGHIDFCVNGGRRQPYCGNSTNINLCSHIWAICYLAQSLYEGHEPMAEPCSRRCPSNAVLSGIRQGRRRFGYAMGYAIPMGLKTPPNASGSYCIKDNNPPFCPSKPSMPGDQRCCI, encoded by the exons ATGGTGCTGTTAGTGAAGATCATCCTCAGCTCGATGCTGATAAGCGGCGGTGTAATGATTT ACGCCCAGGCACAGCATCTTCTGGCGCAGGCCCTCTATCTGGGTGATCCGGACTCGTTCAACTCGACGCGGGAAGACTGCGTGTGGAAGCGGAGCAATGGACAGGACGTGTGTCCGGATCAGGACATCATCATCTACCTCTACACGTCCGGCATTGTGAAGGATAAGTTTAAG TTCGACCATCGGCTTCGGGACTGGTTGAACAACACCGAATGGGACCACGCGAAGGAGAACATCATTCTGATACACGGGTACGCCGGCGGTGATGATACGCTACCGATTGCGGTTCTAAGAGACG CATACATTAACCACGGCGGGTACAATGTGTTCCTTGTCGATTGGGGAGCGCTCTGTCAGCCACCGTGCTACGTCGCGGCTGTATACAACATACGTCCGGTGGCGACCTGTCTAGCACAGAGTCTGATGCAGCTACGAGACCTCGGGCTGCCGGTGGAGAAGACAACCTGCGTGGGGCACTCGCTCGGGGCACACATCTGCGGTTTAATGGCGAACTATCTCAACTTCCGAATGGAGCGCATCATAG caCTCGATCCTGCGAGACCACTCATCAAACCGGGCGGCGTTAACAGGCTCGATCAGGGCGATGCCAAGTACGTGCAGGTCATACACACGAATGCTGGCCATTACGGTGAGGGCGGTCGTGTAGGACACATCGATTTCTGTGTAAACGGTGGCAGACGGCAACCATACTGCGGGAACAGTACAA ACATAAACCTCTGCAGTCACATTTGGGCCATTTGCTATCTGGCACAATCCCTCTACGAAGGACACGAACCAATGGCGGAGCCGTGCAGTCGCCGATGTCCCTCCAATGCGGTACTATCGGGCATCCGGCAAGGGCGCCGACGGTTCGGTTATGCGATGGGTTATGCCATACCGATGGGACTGAAAACACCACCGAA